One part of the Heptranchias perlo isolate sHepPer1 chromosome 10, sHepPer1.hap1, whole genome shotgun sequence genome encodes these proteins:
- the fkbp3 gene encoding peptidyl-prolyl cis-trans isomerase FKBP3, whose translation MVMAAEPARQWTEEQLRSEDVAKKDIIQFLQHSASEPFLSEHKLMGNIKNVAKTAKKDQLIIAYNQLFETKRFKGTECAEKVTQQLKDVKLGAAQDKAKDKKPEVTVNEEPPKYTKTMLQKGDKTNFPKKGDTVHCWYTGTLEDGTVFDTNVASSSKKKKAAKPLSFKVGIGKVIRGWDEALLTMSKGEKAHLEIESDWGYGKKGQPEAKIPPNAKLIFDVELVDID comes from the exons ATGGTCATGGCCGCGGAGCCAGCGAGGCAGTGGACCGAGGAGCAGCTGAGGAGTGAGGATGTGGCTAAAAAGGACATTATCCAGTTCCTCCAGCACAGCGCTTCGGAGCCG TTTCTTAGTGAACATAAGTTAATGGGAAACATCAAGAACGTTGCCAAGACTGCAAAGAAGGACCAGCTAATAATTGCCTACAACCAACTGTTTGAAACTAAG AGGTTTAAAGGCACTGAATGTGCGGAGAAAGTCACCCAGCAGCTTAAAGATGTGAAGTTGGGGGCTGCTCAGGACAAAGCAAAGGACAAAAAGCCTGAAGTGACTGTAAATGAG GAACCACCAAAATATACCAAAACCATGTTGCAAAAAGGAGACAAGACCAACTTTCCCAAGAAGGGTGATACTGTCCACTGTTGGTACACTGGAACATTAGAAGATGGGACTGTGTTCGACACAAATGTTGCTTCTA gTTCAAAAAAGAAAAAGGCAGCAAAGCCTCTGAGCTTTAAAGTAGGAATTGGAAAAGTTATCCGAGGG tgggatgaagcactcctgactATGAGTAAAGGAGAAAAGGCCCATCTAGAGATTGAATCTGATTGGGGATATGGCAAGAAAGGGCAGCCAGAAGCCAA GATTCCACCAAATGCCAAACTCATTTTTGATGTTGAGCTCGTAGATATTGATTAA